GCAGAGAAACGGTTGTAAGCGATAACGGCCGGGATCGCGGCGAACAGGCCGATCGCGGTGGCGATCAGGGCTTCGGCGATGCCCGGGGCCACGGTGGCCAGGGTCGCCTGCTGGGCGCTGGCCAGACCGCGGAAGGAGTTCATGATGCCCCACACGGTACCGAACAGACCGATGTACGGACTGACCGAACCAACGGTGGCGAGAAACGGCAGGCTCTGCTCCAGCTTCTCTTCCTCGCGGGAGATGGCAACGCGCATGGCACGGGCCACACCTTCCATCACCGCTTCGGGATCGACGCCTGGCTGCTGACGCAGACGGGAGAACTCCTTGAAACCGGCACGGAAGATCTGCTCCACGCCCGAATCCGGATCCGGGTTGCTGCCGGCCTGACGGTACAGCTTGGACAGATCGATACCCGACCAGAAGCGCTCTTCGAAGCTCTCCAGGGCGCGTCGACCGGCACGCAGCAGATTGCTGCGCTGAAAGATCATGATCCATGAGGTCACCGATGCGGCCACCAGGGTCAACATTACCAACTGCACCACGATGCTGGCATTGCTGACCAGGCTCCACATGGAGGAATGGTCGACGACGTTAGCTTCCACGCTTTATCTCCTGCTTTGAGTGTGTACCCGTGCCGCCCGCGTCGGCAAAGGCCGCACGCAAGGATTCGGGCATGGCCCGGGGTTTCAAACTGTCGGTGCGCACGCAGGCCACCAGAAACTGCCCTTCACAGAGCAGCGCATTATCCGTGGCCCGCCTGACCTGCTGTTTAAAGCGCAGGCTGGCACGGTTCAATTCGATTACATCAGCGCTTACCAGCAGTTCATCGTCCAGTCGCGCCGGCGCGTGGTAGCGCGCTTCGCTGGAATGCACGACAAACAACAGGTCCTCCCCGGCCAGTTCCGACTGGGCAAAGCCCAGCGTCCGGAGCCGCTCGGTTCGAGCCCGTTCCATAAACTTGAGGTAATTAACGTAATACACGATGCCGCCCGCATCGGTGTCCTCGTAATAAACGCGACAACGATGTGCGAACGGCTCAAGCCCGTTTTGCGCGCGCATACTCTAGTGCTTACTCCTCGGGTTGCCAATCCGGCCAGGCAACTGTTTTTTCAGTGTTTAAGGCTTTACCGCAAAAGTACCGTCCTGTGACAGTACAAACGCTGAATAAATCGCCAAAAAATGTGTATCAATCGTCCACGGCATCGAGAAACTCGTCTGCCACGGGCATTTCACCCATTCGTGACGGAATGTTTAAACCGAAATGCAGGTACGCATGCCGTGTCACCACCCTGCCCCGTGGCGTACGCATGATGTAACCCTGTTGAATCAGGTACGGCTCCAGCACATCTTCGATGGTATGGCGCTCTTCACTGATCGCCGCCGCCAGACTGTCGATACCCACCGGGCCGCCATCGAACTTCTCGATCATGGTCAGCAGCAGGCGCCGGTCCTGATGGTCGAAACCGTGTTCATCGACATCCAGCAGGTTCAACGCCAGATCGGCCACCGACTTGGTGATATGGCCCTTGGCGCGCACTTCGGCAAAATCGCGCACCCGACGCAGCAGGCGGTTGGCGATTCGCGGCGTACCACGGGCACGACGAGCGATTTCGAAAGAACCCTCCGGATCCAGTGGCAGACCGAGAATAGCCGCAGACCGACTGACAATCGTCGCCAGATCCGCCGTGCTGTAGAACTCCAGACGCTGGACGATACCGAAGCGGTCACGCAATGGGTTGGTCAGCATGCCGGCACGGGTCGTGGCGCCAACGAGAGTGAACGGTGGCAGATCAAGCTTGATCGAGCGCGCCGCCGGCCCTTCGCCGATCATGATATCGAGCTGGAAATCTTCCATGGCCGGGTACAGCACTTCTTCGACAATTGGCGACAGGCGATGGATTTCGTCGATGAACAACACGTCGTGCGGTTCCAGATTGGTCAGCAGTGCCGCCAGATCTCCCGGACGCTCAAGCACCGGGCCGGACGTGCTCTTGATCGACACGCCCATTTCCTGGGCAATGATGTTGGCCAGCGTGGTTTTACCCAGACCCGGCGGGCCGAAGATCAGCGTGTGATCCAGCGATTCACTGCGACCACGCGCCGCTTGGATGAACAGTTCCATCTGCTCGCGCACGGCCGGCTGGCCAATATAGTCGGCCAGACTGACCGGGCGAATGGCCCGATCCTGGACTTCTTCGCGCTCGCGCGGGCTGTGCGCGGCGGCGATCAGACGATCAGCTTCAATCACTTAAATCATTCCCTTCAGGGCGCGGCGGATCAGGTCTTCACTGCTCAAATTCTTGTCCTTGATGGCGGTAATCGCCTTGCTCGCTTCCTGCGGCTTGTAGCCCAGGGAAATCAGCGCGCTGACCGCATCGTTTTCAGCGGTGTTGACCGGCGCCGGGCCGTCCGGCTGATTCGGCACCAGGGCGAACATGGCCGGCGAGGTTTCCCAGGCCTTGAAGCGATCCTTCAGTTCAACCAGCAGGCGCTCAGCGGTTTTCTTGCCGACCCCCGGGACCTTGGTCAGCGCCGAGGTGTCCTGGGATTGCACGCAGCGAATCAGTTCATCGACTTCCAGGCTCGACATCAAGGCCAAGGCCAGTTTCGGCCCGACACCATTGAGACGGATCAACTCGCGAAAAAAGTCTCGCTCACGCTTGCCGGCGAAACCATAGAGTAACTGCGCGTCTTCGCGTACGACCAAATGGGTGTGCAGCGTCAGCGGTTCACCGACCGACGGCAGACGATAAAGGGTGGTCATGGGCACTTCCAGCTCATACCCGAGGCCGTTTACATCCAGAATCAGGTGCGGCGGCTGTTTCTCAGCCAGGGTGCCGCGCAAGCGTCCAATCACGTTTCAGATCCTTGAGCGTTGGCCAGCCGTGGGCTGGCGACAGATGGAAGGCGGGAATCGGGCCGACGACCCAGGCGCGAAATCCGCATTCCGCAAAAATGATTGCTGATGCTATCAGAGACGCAGGCGCCCGCCACGACTGCGTGCGGTACCCAGGCCATGCGGCAGCAGACTGGAACGGGTGTGCGCGTGACAAATGGCGATAGCCAGGGCATCCGAGGCATCGATCTGCGGTTTGCTGGTCAGCTTGAGCATGTGCATGACCATCATCTGCACCTGTTCTTTATTGGCGGCGCCGGTGCCGACCACAGCTTGCTTGACCTGGGTGGCGGTGTATTCGGCAATCTCCAGGCACTCTTCAGCGCCAGCCACAATCGCCGCGCCGCGAGCTTGCCCAAGTTTGAGCGCCGAGTCGGCGTTTTTCGCCATGAACACTTTTTCGATGCCCATGGTCACCGGGCCATAGGTCTGAATGATTTCACGCACGCCGCGATAAACGATCTGCAGCCGCTCATGCAACTCACCGGCGCCGGTACGGATGCAGCCCGAGGCCACATAGATGCAGCCGCCGCGGCCGGTATCGCGAACAATCCCGTAACCGGTGATGCGCGAGCCGGGGTCGATACCCAGAATTAAAGTCATAACGCCTGCGGAGTCGGTAAAAACAAGAAATTCAAAACAGCGAATAACCAATGTGGGAGCGGGCTTGCTCGCGAAGGCGGTGTGTCATTCAGCATTGATGCTTGCTGATACGCCGCCTTCGCGAGCAAGCCCGCTCCCACATTGAAGCCTAGTCGCTCTTAACCGAGCTGAGCGGCCACATCTTCCGGAATGTCCGCGTTGGAGTAGACGTTCTGCACGTCATCCAGATCCTCGAGCATGTCGATCAGCTTGAGCACCTTCTCCGCGCCTTCCAGATCCAGTTCGGCGCTGGTGGTCGGCTGCATGACGATTTCTGCGTCGTCACCCTTGAACCCGGCCGCTTCCAACGCGTTACGCACCGCGTAGAAGCTGGTGAACGAAGTGAACACATCGATCGAGCCGTCTTCATGGCTGACCACGTCGTCGGCATCCGCTTCCAGCGCCGCCTCGGTCAGGGCGTCTTCGTCGACACCCGGGGCGAAGCTGATCTGCCCTTTGCGTTCGAACAGGTACGCAACCGAACCGTCGGTGCCGAGGTTGCCGCCACATTTGCTGAACGCATGGCGCACGGCAGCTGCGGTACGGTTGCGGTTGTCGGTCATGCACTCGACCATCACCGCCACGCCGCCCGGGCCGTAACCTTCATAGGTCAGCTCTTCAACGTTGTCCGCTTCGGTCGCACCGGCGCCACGCGCAACGGCGCGGTCGATGATATCGCGGCTCATGTTCGCACTGAGGGCCTTGTCCAGGGCCAGGCGCAGACGCGGGTTGGAACCCGGGTCGCCGCCGCCCTGACGGGCCGCAACGGTCAGCTCACGGATCCACTTGGTGAAGATCTTGCCTCTCTTGGCATCCTGACGTTCTTTGCGGTGCTTGATGTTCGCCCACTTGGAATGACCTGCCATAACTCGCTCCGAATTCTCTTGAAACGTTGCCCGCCCTGCTCACGCAGCGGCCAGCAAACAAAAAATCTCGACCTGCTCTCTATAGAAAGAAAAAAGGCGCATCCGAAGATGCGCCTTCAGGCCCGTCTTACTCAGCCTTTGGCGTTTCGCGCAAACGAATGTGCAGCTCGCGCAGTGCCTTGGCATCTACCACACCCGGGGCTTGCGTCATGACGTCCGCAGCGCTCTGGGTTTTCGGGAAGGCGATCACTTCACGGATCGACTGGGCGCCGGTCATCAGCATCACCAGACGGTCCAGACCGAAAGCCAGACCACCGTGCGGCGGTGCACCGTACTTCAGCGCGTCAAGCAGGAAGCCGAATTTCTCTTCCTGTTCCGCCTCATTGATACCCAGCAGACGGAACACCGCTTGTTGCATTTCCTTGCGATGGATACGGATCGAACCGCCACCCAGCTCGGTGCCGTTGAGCACCATGTCGTAGGCGCGGGACAGAGCGCCGGCCGGATTGGCTTCCAGCTCTTCTGGGGAGCACTTCGGCGCGGTGAACGGGTGGTGCAGCGCCGAGAAGCTGCCGTCGTCGTTTTCTTCGAACATCGGGAAGTCGACGACCCACATTGGCGCCCACTTGCAGGTCAGCAGGTCGAGGTCGTGACCGAGCTTGATACGCAGCGCGCCCAGGGCTTCGCTGACGATCTTGGCCTTGTCGGCACCGAAGAACACGATGTCGCCGTCAACCGCACCGACGCGATCGAGGATCACGTTCAGGTTGGCTTCAGGGATGTTTTTCACGATCGGCGATTGCAGACCTTCAACACCGGCAGCGCGCTCGTTGACCTTGATGTACGCCAGGCCCTTGGCACCGTAGATGCCGACGAACTTGGTGTAGTCGTCGATCTGCTTGCGCGGCATGCTCGCCCCGCCTGGAACGCGCAGTGCAGCGATACGGCATTTCGGATCGTTGGCCGGGCCGCTGAACACCTTGAATTCGACTTCTTTGAGTTGATCGGCAACGTCGACCAGTTCCAGCGGGTTACGCAGGTCCGGCTTGTCGGAACCGTAACGGCGCATGGCTTCTTCAAAGGTCATGTGCGGGAATTCGCCGAATTCCAGATCCAGCACTTCCTTGAACAGGTTGCGGATCATGCCTTCGGTCAGGCCCATGATGTCTTTTTCGTCGAGGAAGCTGGTCTCGATGTCGATCTGAGTGAACTCAGGCTGACGGTCGGCACGCAGGTCTTCGTCGCGGAAGCATTTGGCGATCTGGTAGTAACGGTCGAAACCGGCAACCATCAGCAGTTGCTTGAACAGCTGAGGCGATTGCGGCAGCGCGAAGAACGAACCGGCGTGAGTACGGCTCGGCACCAGGTAGTCGCGGGCGCCTTCCGGGGTAGCACGGGTCAGAATCGGCGTTTCGACGTCGAGGAAGCCGTTCTCGTCGAGGAAGCGACGGATGCTGGTGGTCATGCGCGAACGCAGACGCAGCTTCTCGGCCATTTCCGGACGACGCAGGTCCAGGAAGCGGTAGCGCAGGCGGGTTTCTTCGCCGACGTCGGAGTATTCGTTGAGCGGGAACGGCGGGGTTTCCGACTCGTTCAGCACTTCCAGCTCGTAGCCCAACACTTCGATCATGCCCGACGCCATGTTGGCGTTGGTCGCACCGGCCGGACGCAGACGCACCTTACCGGTGATCTTCACGACGTATTCGCTGCGCACGCGATCGGCGGCGGCGAAGCTCTCGGCGCGATCCGGATCGAACACCACCTGAGCCAGACCATCACGATCACGGATATCGAGGAAAATCACCCCGCCGTGGTCGCGACGACGGTGAACCCATCCGCAAAGGGTAATTTCCTGGCCTTCCAGGCTTTCGTTCAGTTGGCCGCAATAATGGCTGCGCATCATGGTAGTGGTTTCGCTTCTCGTAATTCGAAATTCGGTGGAGATCCCGTCGCACTCAAGCACTGCAGAATCTCACGCGTGTCGTTCGACCTGGGCCTGAACCCTAGTCAGATTTGTCGCCACCGGCCAGATTCTTCTTGGCTCCGGTCTTGAAATCGGTTTCGTACCAACCGCTGCCGCTGAGGCGAAAACCCGGCATGGACAGCTGTTTCTTGAGCTCTGGCGCCTGACAGGCAGGGCAGTCGACCAGCGGTGCCTCGCTGATCTTTTGAATGGCTTCCAACTGATGACCACAGGAAGCACATTGATAATCGTACATCGGCATGGGGGTGTCTCGGCGATCAGATTGCCACCGCGCGCAGGGCTTTGCGGCGAAAGAGCGGGATTATATCCATTAAATGCGGGCTGTGCAGCCGTAAGACTGCACAGCCCGCCACGTCATTTCAAGTATTGCCCGTTCAGGGCATGACGGCCGCCGGGGTATCGCGCAGGCCATTCATCACGCACACCACCCGTACCAGACCACTGAAGTTTTTCACCCCGCCGTGGCGCAGGTGCACTTCGCGGTCCACATGTGACAGCAGCGTGCTGACCGAACAGCCGTTGTGCCCGGCCATGTCACCAAGAATGTTCCAGTAAACCTGCTCGAGCCTCAAGCAAGTGGCAAAGCCGTTCAAACGCACTGATCTGGCCAGCGGCCGGATCAACTCAAAATCGAAATCGCTGACAAACGGATCGACCTTCATTTCCCGTTGCGAACCGACGTGCTCGCATCGCCTGTCTCCACCTACCATATCGCTGACACTCCTTTGTCATCGCTGCTTTTATAAAGACAACATCCTGTGCCTTCATAAAAACGCAGACGCAAAGTCAGCGCCAGACGACTAGTTGCCCAGCAGCGTAGGATAAGCCGACATGTTCAGTAAGATTTGAAACAGTATGCGGACATCCACACCTGCGGACGTCCGCGCACCGGACTATCAGGCCTCGAGCAACGCGCGCAACATCCACGCGGTTTTCTCATGCACCTGCATGCGCTGGGTCAGCAAGTCGGCCGTCGGCTCGTCACTGACCTTGTCCAACAGCGGGAAGATGCCGCGAGCGGTGCGAGTGACCGCTTCCTGGCCGTCGACCAACTGCTTGATCATGTCCTCGGCACTTGGCACCCCGACTTCTTCTTTAATAGAGGAGAGACGCGCGTAAGTCGCGTAGGCACCCGGCGCAGGAAAACCCAGAGCGCGGATACGCTCGGCGATCAGATCCACCGCCAGCGCCAGCTCGTTGTATTGCTCTTCGAACATCAGATGCAGGGTCCTGAACATGGGACCTGTGACGTTCCAGTGGAAGTTATGGGTTTTCAGATACAGCACGTAGGTGTCCGACAGCAGCCGCGACAGCCCCTCGACGATGGACTTGCGGTCTTCTTCACTGATACCGATATCGATTGCCATGTTTACCCCCTAAGGCGATTGAATTCATCCAACAGGTGCAGACCCACTCTAGCAAGGCAGCCGCCACCTCGCAGCCAACAATCTTCACTCGCCATGCGACAAATCGACCGGGCAGGTGCCGCTGGCCGGGGTAATTTGAGTAGCTGCAGGCTTTGCTGTTAAATAGGCAGTGTGTCGCTACGCCCCATTTTTCGGGGGTGTCGCGCATAGGCTGATGCCGGGCACGTGTCCAACGCCTCTTTATTGTTCCGAAGCGAACCGTGCGCCTTCAGCTCTTCCTTGTGAGCCGTCATAACGTGAGCCAATCAAAATGTTGAAAATCGTCCACCTGCTAATGGGCGCAGCGGCCTTGCTGCTGTCGTTCATACCTAGCTTGAAATCCGAAGCCGTTCCTTACCTGCAACAACCCGATGCACTTTACCTGGCCTTTTTCGGCCTGCTGAATCTGGTCATCGCTCCAGTGATTCCTTACTGGAACAAAGGCCCGCGCCAGCATCTGCAAAATCTGGTCAGCGCTCTTCTCGTGCTGACTGTCGTCCTGCAAACCCTGACCCTGATCGCACCGATGCCAGTCATCGCCGGTCAACCGGCGGTGTTGTTCAGCCTGGTGATCGCTCTGGTTGCCGTGGTCCTGCATCTGGCCATCAGCTTCTACAAGTCTTCACCGGCCGCCGCACCAACTACCTATGACATGAGCAACCGCGATACCGGTACCGTCAAGTGGTTCAACACCTCCAAAGGCTTCGGCTTTATCTCCCGGGATTCCGGCGATGATATTTTCGTGCACTTTCGTGCAATCCGTGGCGAAGGCCACCGCGTACTGGTCGAAGGCCAGCGCGTGGAGTTCTCGGTGATGAATCGGGACAAAGGCCTGCAAGCCGAGGACGTGATCGCCGCCCTGCCGCGTCGCTGATCCAAGGCAATAAAAAACCGCGAACAGCCAGGCTGCTCGCGGTTTTTTTACGCCTGCATAAAGGTGTTGGCATC
The Pseudomonas fluorescens genome window above contains:
- the tolQ gene encoding protein TolQ, which codes for MEANVVDHSSMWSLVSNASIVVQLVMLTLVAASVTSWIMIFQRSNLLRAGRRALESFEERFWSGIDLSKLYRQAGSNPDPDSGVEQIFRAGFKEFSRLRQQPGVDPEAVMEGVARAMRVAISREEEKLEQSLPFLATVGSVSPYIGLFGTVWGIMNSFRGLASAQQATLATVAPGIAEALIATAIGLFAAIPAVIAYNRFSARSETLLSRYYTFADEFQAILHRKVHTSEE
- the ybgC gene encoding tol-pal system-associated acyl-CoA thioesterase, producing the protein MRAQNGLEPFAHRCRVYYEDTDAGGIVYYVNYLKFMERARTERLRTLGFAQSELAGEDLLFVVHSSEARYHAPARLDDELLVSADVIELNRASLRFKQQVRRATDNALLCEGQFLVACVRTDSLKPRAMPESLRAAFADAGGTGTHSKQEIKRGS
- the ruvB gene encoding Holliday junction branch migration DNA helicase RuvB, translated to MIEADRLIAAAHSPREREEVQDRAIRPVSLADYIGQPAVREQMELFIQAARGRSESLDHTLIFGPPGLGKTTLANIIAQEMGVSIKSTSGPVLERPGDLAALLTNLEPHDVLFIDEIHRLSPIVEEVLYPAMEDFQLDIMIGEGPAARSIKLDLPPFTLVGATTRAGMLTNPLRDRFGIVQRLEFYSTADLATIVSRSAAILGLPLDPEGSFEIARRARGTPRIANRLLRRVRDFAEVRAKGHITKSVADLALNLLDVDEHGFDHQDRRLLLTMIEKFDGGPVGIDSLAAAISEERHTIEDVLEPYLIQQGYIMRTPRGRVVTRHAYLHFGLNIPSRMGEMPVADEFLDAVDD
- the ruvA gene encoding Holliday junction branch migration protein RuvA, translated to MIGRLRGTLAEKQPPHLILDVNGLGYELEVPMTTLYRLPSVGEPLTLHTHLVVREDAQLLYGFAGKRERDFFRELIRLNGVGPKLALALMSSLEVDELIRCVQSQDTSALTKVPGVGKKTAERLLVELKDRFKAWETSPAMFALVPNQPDGPAPVNTAENDAVSALISLGYKPQEASKAITAIKDKNLSSEDLIRRALKGMI
- the ruvC gene encoding crossover junction endodeoxyribonuclease RuvC, with the translated sequence MTLILGIDPGSRITGYGIVRDTGRGGCIYVASGCIRTGAGELHERLQIVYRGVREIIQTYGPVTMGIEKVFMAKNADSALKLGQARGAAIVAGAEECLEIAEYTATQVKQAVVGTGAANKEQVQMMVMHMLKLTSKPQIDASDALAIAICHAHTRSSLLPHGLGTARSRGGRLRL
- a CDS encoding YebC/PmpR family DNA-binding transcriptional regulator, which gives rise to MAGHSKWANIKHRKERQDAKRGKIFTKWIRELTVAARQGGGDPGSNPRLRLALDKALSANMSRDIIDRAVARGAGATEADNVEELTYEGYGPGGVAVMVECMTDNRNRTAAAVRHAFSKCGGNLGTDGSVAYLFERKGQISFAPGVDEDALTEAALEADADDVVSHEDGSIDVFTSFTSFYAVRNALEAAGFKGDDAEIVMQPTTSAELDLEGAEKVLKLIDMLEDLDDVQNVYSNADIPEDVAAQLG
- the aspS gene encoding aspartate--tRNA ligase, whose product is MMRSHYCGQLNESLEGQEITLCGWVHRRRDHGGVIFLDIRDRDGLAQVVFDPDRAESFAAADRVRSEYVVKITGKVRLRPAGATNANMASGMIEVLGYELEVLNESETPPFPLNEYSDVGEETRLRYRFLDLRRPEMAEKLRLRSRMTTSIRRFLDENGFLDVETPILTRATPEGARDYLVPSRTHAGSFFALPQSPQLFKQLLMVAGFDRYYQIAKCFRDEDLRADRQPEFTQIDIETSFLDEKDIMGLTEGMIRNLFKEVLDLEFGEFPHMTFEEAMRRYGSDKPDLRNPLELVDVADQLKEVEFKVFSGPANDPKCRIAALRVPGGASMPRKQIDDYTKFVGIYGAKGLAYIKVNERAAGVEGLQSPIVKNIPEANLNVILDRVGAVDGDIVFFGADKAKIVSEALGALRIKLGHDLDLLTCKWAPMWVVDFPMFEENDDGSFSALHHPFTAPKCSPEELEANPAGALSRAYDMVLNGTELGGGSIRIHRKEMQQAVFRLLGINEAEQEEKFGFLLDALKYGAPPHGGLAFGLDRLVMLMTGAQSIREVIAFPKTQSAADVMTQAPGVVDAKALRELHIRLRETPKAE
- a CDS encoding FmdB family zinc ribbon protein is translated as MPMYDYQCASCGHQLEAIQKISEAPLVDCPACQAPELKKQLSMPGFRLSGSGWYETDFKTGAKKNLAGGDKSD
- a CDS encoding ribbon-helix-helix domain-containing protein is translated as MVGGDRRCEHVGSQREMKVDPFVSDFDFELIRPLARSVRLNGFATCLRLEQVYWNILGDMAGHNGCSVSTLLSHVDREVHLRHGGVKNFSGLVRVVCVMNGLRDTPAAVMP
- a CDS encoding Dps family protein is translated as MAIDIGISEEDRKSIVEGLSRLLSDTYVLYLKTHNFHWNVTGPMFRTLHLMFEEQYNELALAVDLIAERIRALGFPAPGAYATYARLSSIKEEVGVPSAEDMIKQLVDGQEAVTRTARGIFPLLDKVSDEPTADLLTQRMQVHEKTAWMLRALLEA
- a CDS encoding cold-shock protein — its product is MLKIVHLLMGAAALLLSFIPSLKSEAVPYLQQPDALYLAFFGLLNLVIAPVIPYWNKGPRQHLQNLVSALLVLTVVLQTLTLIAPMPVIAGQPAVLFSLVIALVAVVLHLAISFYKSSPAAAPTTYDMSNRDTGTVKWFNTSKGFGFISRDSGDDIFVHFRAIRGEGHRVLVEGQRVEFSVMNRDKGLQAEDVIAALPRR